One genomic region from Methylocystis iwaonis encodes:
- a CDS encoding CopG family antitoxin, whose product MKKKPLPTLKSDAEAEAFVAEADLTEFDLSTLVPVRFELKRKDKSVNLRLPDDLLTAVRKQAEKEKMPYQRFIRLALEKALQHPEPK is encoded by the coding sequence ATGAAAAAGAAACCGCTCCCCACGCTAAAAAGTGACGCTGAAGCTGAAGCTTTTGTCGCCGAAGCCGACCTGACGGAATTCGACCTGTCGACTCTCGTCCCTGTTCGCTTCGAATTGAAGCGCAAGGACAAGTCGGTCAATCTCCGTCTGCCCGACGATCTGCTTACGGCAGTCCGCAAGCAGGCCGAAAAGGAAAAGATGCCGTATCAGCGGTTCATCCGCTTGGCTTTGGAGAAAGCCTTGCAACACCCCGAGCCGAAGTGA
- a CDS encoding BrnT family toxin, producing the protein MEFSGFDWDKGNREKCQKHGVSIHEIESLFFGTVMIGPDPAHSEREERFIGFGTTGQGRKLFVVFTLRQKDGETFLRPISARYMHKKEVAHYEKETAPHAKK; encoded by the coding sequence ATGGAATTTTCGGGGTTCGATTGGGACAAGGGCAACCGGGAGAAGTGCCAGAAGCACGGCGTTTCGATCCACGAAATCGAAAGCCTGTTTTTCGGGACTGTCATGATCGGCCCGGACCCCGCGCATTCGGAGCGGGAAGAGCGGTTCATAGGCTTCGGCACAACCGGGCAAGGCCGCAAGCTCTTCGTGGTCTTCACGCTACGCCAGAAGGACGGCGAGACGTTTTTGAGGCCGATAAGCGCCCGCTACATGCACAAGAAGGAGGTCGCGCACTATGAAAAAGAAACCGCTCCCCACGCTAAAAAGTGA